The Nitrogeniibacter aestuarii genome has a window encoding:
- a CDS encoding DUF2242 domain-containing protein encodes MRRRFWVALTLIQLLAACSSTAYRNETFAEASPYEARFATTPPATCEAARRVLLSQGYSLVAAAADEIRGSKAFQPDEDEHVVLDITVICVSLPDGAIAYVNAVQTEYALKEKSDSADLSISRLGSISLPLGGSKDSLVKVGAMTVEDPTFYQRFFAAVSRHAPRLRPTR; translated from the coding sequence ATGCGCCGGAGGTTCTGGGTCGCGCTGACGCTGATACAACTGCTGGCCGCCTGCAGTTCAACGGCGTACCGCAACGAGACCTTTGCCGAAGCCTCGCCCTATGAGGCCCGGTTCGCAACCACGCCCCCTGCCACCTGCGAAGCGGCAAGACGCGTCCTGCTTTCACAGGGCTATTCGCTGGTTGCCGCCGCAGCCGACGAGATCAGGGGCAGCAAGGCGTTCCAGCCCGATGAAGACGAACATGTCGTGCTGGATATCACCGTGATCTGCGTATCGCTCCCCGATGGCGCCATCGCCTACGTAAATGCGGTTCAGACAGAATATGCACTCAAGGAAAAGTCGGACTCGGCGGACCTGAGCATCTCGCGGCTCGGCTCCATCTCGCTTCCCTTGGGGGGCAGCAAGGACTCACTCGTCAAGGTGGGGGCCATGACCGTGGAAGACCCGACGTTCTATCAACGCTTTTTCGCTGCCGTGTCGCGACACGCCCCTCGCCTGAGGCCAACACGCTGA
- the dapF gene encoding diaminopimelate epimerase gives MRLSFTKMHGLGNDFVVIDAVTQTVDLSPERVRFLADRHFGVGCDQLLVVEPATQSGVDFRYRIFNADGGEVEQCGNGARCFVRFVHDKGLTGKRKIRVETRSGIIEPRLEDDGQVTVDMGVPVLDPARIPFDSASDAVVQPLQVGDEVVPVTAVSMGNPHAVQVVADVDSAPVEVLGPAIESHPRFPARVNAGFMQVVDAHAIRLRVYERGAGETLACGTGACAAVVAGILRGLLDSPVRVETRGGPLSIAWDGRGEPVLMTGPAVSVFDAQIELD, from the coding sequence ATGCGCCTGAGTTTTACCAAGATGCATGGCCTCGGCAACGACTTCGTCGTCATCGATGCCGTCACCCAGACCGTTGATCTGTCGCCTGAGCGCGTGCGTTTTCTTGCGGACCGGCATTTCGGCGTCGGGTGTGACCAGCTGCTGGTGGTTGAACCGGCGACGCAATCAGGCGTTGATTTCCGGTATCGCATCTTCAATGCCGATGGGGGGGAGGTCGAGCAGTGCGGCAATGGCGCCCGCTGTTTCGTGCGCTTCGTCCACGATAAAGGGCTCACCGGGAAGCGGAAAATTCGTGTTGAGACCCGGTCGGGCATCATCGAGCCCCGGCTTGAGGACGATGGTCAGGTGACGGTCGATATGGGCGTCCCGGTGCTCGATCCAGCGCGCATTCCCTTTGATTCCGCCTCCGATGCCGTCGTGCAGCCGCTGCAGGTGGGCGACGAGGTAGTTCCCGTCACTGCCGTGAGCATGGGCAATCCCCACGCGGTGCAGGTGGTTGCCGACGTTGATTCCGCGCCTGTCGAGGTGCTCGGCCCGGCGATCGAATCCCATCCGCGTTTCCCGGCGCGGGTGAACGCCGGATTCATGCAGGTGGTCGATGCGCATGCCATCCGCCTCCGGGTCTATGAACGCGGTGCGGGTGAGACGCTGGCCTGTGGGACCGGCGCATGCGCTGCGGTCGTCGCTGGTATTCTGAGAGGCTTGCTCGACAGCCCTGTGCGGGTCGAGACCCGCGGCGGGCCGCTGAGCATCGCCTGGGATGGTCGGGGCGAACCGGTCCTCATGACGGGGCCGGCGGTCAGCGTTTTCGACGCGCAGATCGAGCTCGATTGA
- the xerC gene encoding tyrosine recombinase XerC produces MASLPSDFAGQIDAYLDYLASQRRASAHTLTNYRRELRRLVELADPAGPDDITAPRIRAMAGRLHAGGLAPRSVARALSAWRGFFRWRVRLHGAAINPVEGIRPPKAPRPLPKSLGPDAVGQLLDASPDDELEIRDRAMFELLYSSGMRLAEMLSIDLDARLDLAAGEATVTGKRGKTRVVPIGRAAVDALQAWLPVRAQLVPAQERALFVTRTGSRMSQAAVRGRLNRWVQRHGQGAHVHPHMLRHSFASHVLQSSGDLRAVQEMLGHASIQSTQVYTHLDFQHLAKVYDSAHPRARKGK; encoded by the coding sequence ATGGCGTCGCTGCCGTCCGATTTTGCGGGACAGATCGACGCCTATCTCGACTATCTGGCGAGCCAGCGGCGAGCCAGTGCGCACACCTTGACCAACTACCGGCGTGAACTCCGCCGCCTGGTCGAACTCGCCGATCCGGCGGGGCCTGACGACATCACTGCGCCACGCATCCGTGCCATGGCAGGCCGCCTGCATGCCGGTGGGCTCGCGCCGCGCTCGGTGGCGCGCGCGCTGTCGGCCTGGCGCGGGTTCTTTCGATGGCGGGTGCGATTGCACGGGGCCGCGATCAACCCGGTCGAGGGCATCCGCCCGCCCAAGGCGCCGCGGCCGCTGCCCAAAAGTCTCGGGCCCGATGCCGTGGGGCAACTGCTCGATGCCAGCCCCGACGACGAACTCGAGATTCGCGATCGCGCCATGTTCGAGCTGCTGTATTCGTCGGGCATGCGTCTGGCCGAAATGCTGTCGATCGACCTGGATGCCCGACTTGATCTGGCCGCCGGCGAAGCGACCGTGACCGGCAAGCGCGGCAAGACGCGGGTCGTACCGATTGGTCGGGCGGCGGTTGATGCCCTTCAGGCCTGGTTGCCGGTACGCGCGCAACTGGTTCCGGCCCAGGAGCGAGCGCTGTTCGTGACCCGCACCGGGTCGCGCATGTCCCAGGCGGCGGTGCGGGGGCGCCTCAACCGGTGGGTGCAGCGCCACGGTCAGGGGGCGCATGTTCATCCGCACATGTTGCGGCACAGTTTCGCCAGTCATGTGCTGCAATCGAGCGGCGATTTGCGCGCCGTGCAGGAAATGCTCGGTCACGCCTCCATCCAGAGTACGCAGGTCTATACTCACCTGGATTTTCAGCATCTGGCGAAGGTTTATGACAGCGCCCACCCCCGCGCCAGGAAGGGAAAGTAA
- a CDS encoding class I SAM-dependent rRNA methyltransferase yields the protein MAQLILKPGKDRAMARRHPWIYDSAVARLEGRARPGDTVTVLSDSGKVLGKAAWSPESKIRARMWSFDPEAVIDHAFFKRAVAASVARRQRHPGLAGQDGVRLIHGESDGLPGVVVDRFGAVVVMQLTSAGADKWRDAIVNALVQATGCEAVYERSDSDVRGREGLEPVTGCVHGALPDALTIVENGIRMEVDVVGGHKTGFYLDQRDNRLMTRELASGRKVLNCFCYTGGFSLQALAGGAASVLSIDSSGPALSTAERNLALNPSLDAGRAAWQEADVFSALRELRDAGERFDMIILDPPKFAPSAAHAERAARAYKDINLLGFRLLNPGGLLMTYSCSGGIGVELFQKIIAGAAADAGVDGRIVHRLSAAVDHPVGLSVPEGEYLKGLCCEVA from the coding sequence ATGGCGCAGCTCATTCTCAAACCCGGCAAGGACCGCGCCATGGCGCGCCGTCACCCGTGGATCTACGATTCGGCGGTGGCCCGCCTTGAGGGCCGTGCCCGGCCCGGCGATACAGTGACCGTGCTAAGTGACAGCGGCAAGGTACTGGGTAAAGCGGCGTGGTCGCCCGAATCGAAGATCCGGGCGCGCATGTGGAGCTTCGACCCCGAGGCCGTCATCGATCATGCCTTCTTCAAGCGCGCCGTGGCCGCCTCGGTGGCACGTCGGCAGCGTCATCCGGGTCTGGCCGGGCAGGACGGGGTGCGCCTCATCCATGGCGAATCGGACGGACTGCCGGGCGTGGTGGTCGATCGCTTCGGGGCGGTGGTGGTCATGCAGTTGACCAGTGCCGGTGCAGACAAATGGCGCGATGCCATTGTGAATGCGCTGGTTCAGGCTACGGGCTGTGAGGCCGTGTATGAGCGCTCCGATTCCGACGTGCGCGGGCGTGAAGGGCTCGAGCCGGTCACCGGCTGTGTTCATGGCGCGTTGCCCGATGCGCTCACCATCGTGGAAAACGGCATTCGCATGGAGGTGGATGTGGTCGGCGGTCACAAGACCGGCTTCTATCTCGATCAGCGCGACAACCGCCTGATGACCCGCGAACTGGCGAGCGGTCGCAAGGTGCTCAACTGCTTCTGCTATACCGGTGGCTTCAGCCTGCAGGCATTGGCTGGCGGCGCCGCATCGGTGCTGTCCATCGATTCGTCCGGGCCGGCCCTGAGCACGGCTGAGCGCAACCTGGCGCTCAACCCGTCGCTCGACGCAGGTCGTGCTGCCTGGCAGGAGGCCGATGTGTTCTCGGCGTTGCGCGAGCTGCGCGACGCAGGCGAGCGCTTCGACATGATCATTCTCGATCCGCCCAAGTTCGCGCCGTCCGCCGCCCATGCCGAGCGTGCCGCCCGGGCGTACAAGGACATCAATCTGCTGGGTTTCCGGCTGCTCAACCCGGGTGGCTTGCTGATGACGTATTCCTGTTCCGGCGGTATCGGCGTGGAGCTGTTCCAGAAGATCATCGCGGGGGCGGCCGCCGACGCCGGCGTCGATGGGCGCATCGTGCATCGCCTGTCGGCGGCGGTAGACCATCCGGTGGGCCTCTCGGTCCCGGAGGGCGAATACCTCAAGGGATTGTGCTGCGAAGTGGCCTAG
- a CDS encoding DUF484 family protein, translating to MNTEDIVRYLRDNPDFFQHQGELLDTMTVVHPHSGEAISLTERQLHVLRDKIRQLEHKLAELIHFGEENDEISTKVHRMVLSLLDAEDFEGARDAVLTHLRDDFTVPHVAMRIWNSVLQRETPEFNAVSEEVRFFAGDLKHPYCGAPNNLEVIEWFGEAGPHVRSVALVPLNRDGRVFGMLAMGSEDSERFYPEMGTLYVERIGEMISAVMRRHLG from the coding sequence ATGAACACAGAAGACATCGTCCGATACCTTCGCGACAACCCCGATTTCTTTCAGCACCAGGGTGAGCTGCTCGACACCATGACGGTGGTCCATCCGCATAGCGGCGAGGCCATTTCGCTGACCGAGCGGCAGTTGCATGTGCTGCGCGACAAGATCCGGCAGCTTGAGCACAAGCTGGCCGAGCTGATTCATTTCGGCGAAGAAAACGATGAAATCAGCACCAAGGTCCATCGCATGGTGCTCTCCCTGCTCGATGCAGAGGACTTCGAAGGCGCACGCGACGCGGTGCTCACCCACCTGCGTGACGACTTTACCGTGCCTCATGTGGCAATGCGTATCTGGAACAGCGTGCTGCAACGTGAGACGCCCGAATTCAATGCCGTGTCCGAAGAAGTGCGCTTTTTCGCCGGTGATCTCAAACACCCCTATTGCGGCGCGCCGAACAACCTCGAAGTGATCGAGTGGTTCGGTGAGGCCGGACCGCATGTGCGCTCCGTTGCGCTGGTACCGCTCAATCGCGATGGCCGCGTGTTCGGCATGCTCGCCATGGGCAGTGAAGACAGCGAACGCTTCTACCCGGAAATGGGGACGCTCTATGTAGAGCGCATCGGCGAAATGATCAGCGCCGTCATGCGCCGTCATCTGGGCTGA